The Haloferax sp. Atlit-12N genome window below encodes:
- the samp1 gene encoding ubiquitin-like modifier protein SAMP1, producing MEWKLFADLAEVTGARTVRVDVDGDATVGDALDALVGAHPALESRVFGDDGELYDHINVLRNGEAAALGEEATAGDELALFPPVSGG from the coding sequence ATGGAGTGGAAGCTGTTCGCCGACCTCGCGGAAGTCACCGGCGCGCGGACCGTTCGGGTCGACGTCGACGGCGACGCCACCGTCGGCGACGCGCTCGACGCCCTCGTCGGGGCGCACCCGGCGCTCGAATCGCGGGTGTTCGGCGACGACGGCGAACTGTACGACCACATCAACGTCCTGCGAAACGGCGAAGCCGCTGCGCTCGGCGAGGAAGCCACCGCCGGCGACGAACTCGCGCTCTTCCCGCCGGTCAGCGGCGGCTAA
- a CDS encoding cation:proton antiporter regulatory subunit, translating into MFAALASAVTSVGGVATAVPAAPAVDLLAAVGQSSTAGQVSIPPADDSLVLQILRFVGLVVGTFVVSAIASLLYRWYTREIIPRALSVLFGGAVVALYLNTIGLFGAFTTGTETEVFQLDTVLFNTASLAGGALIAPVGRVAGDRLATDVFAVAGAKELDADVSRLVRTVGRVTSVTLPEDIADIEGYDPVGEAVKTQLSGKTLLFPRRLSEAELRDRLATRIKDDHGVGHVDVEFEPEGSEVSYLALGSRAAGLGPTLAPGTVAVAIRGDPGSGAAAGDPVQVWSVPKPDADGDENDPSGDAVAGATDATESAKSAEPTTETQPSGSGSLSDGGTDAPAASTAPTRVAFGELRGVADDVATVALDEEDADRLTSGEEYRLVTLPADPHVDREFASLLRNADETMAVTTVAPGADLDGLSVADVDTTVVAIRSANRPVDAIPGRGRELVAGDTLYVVGRPEVLRKVERRATTDTGRTDGGDDDGDENDGSGSDGDAPRSSGAQSS; encoded by the coding sequence ATGTTCGCCGCCCTCGCCTCCGCCGTCACTTCGGTCGGCGGCGTGGCCACCGCCGTCCCGGCCGCCCCCGCCGTCGACCTGCTCGCGGCGGTCGGACAGTCGTCGACCGCCGGTCAGGTGTCGATTCCGCCGGCGGACGACTCGCTCGTCCTGCAAATTCTCCGATTCGTCGGGCTCGTCGTCGGCACGTTCGTCGTCTCCGCCATCGCCTCGCTGCTCTACCGCTGGTACACCCGAGAGATAATCCCGCGGGCGCTCTCGGTCCTCTTCGGCGGGGCGGTCGTCGCCCTCTACCTGAACACCATCGGCCTGTTCGGCGCGTTCACTACCGGCACCGAGACCGAGGTGTTCCAACTCGACACCGTCCTCTTCAACACCGCGTCGCTCGCCGGCGGAGCGCTCATCGCGCCGGTCGGCCGCGTCGCCGGCGACCGACTCGCGACGGACGTGTTCGCCGTCGCGGGCGCGAAGGAACTCGACGCCGACGTGAGCCGGTTGGTCCGGACCGTCGGCCGCGTCACGTCGGTGACGCTCCCCGAGGACATCGCCGACATCGAAGGGTACGACCCGGTCGGCGAGGCCGTCAAGACCCAACTGAGCGGGAAGACGCTGCTGTTCCCCCGGCGGCTCAGCGAGGCCGAACTCCGCGACCGACTCGCGACGCGCATCAAGGACGACCACGGCGTCGGCCACGTCGACGTGGAGTTCGAACCCGAGGGGAGTGAGGTGTCCTATCTCGCGCTCGGCAGTCGCGCGGCCGGCCTCGGACCGACCCTCGCGCCCGGCACCGTCGCAGTCGCGATTCGCGGCGACCCCGGTTCCGGCGCGGCCGCCGGCGACCCCGTGCAGGTCTGGTCGGTTCCGAAGCCGGACGCGGACGGCGACGAGAACGACCCATCGGGCGACGCCGTCGCGGGAGCGACCGACGCGACTGAGTCGGCCAAGTCCGCCGAACCGACGACCGAGACGCAACCCAGCGGTTCGGGGTCGCTGTCCGACGGCGGGACCGACGCGCCGGCCGCGTCGACCGCGCCGACCCGCGTCGCCTTCGGCGAACTCCGCGGCGTCGCCGACGACGTGGCGACCGTCGCCCTCGACGAGGAGGACGCCGACCGCCTGACGAGCGGCGAAGAGTACCGGCTCGTGACGCTCCCCGCGGACCCCCACGTCGACCGCGAGTTCGCATCGCTCCTCCGGAACGCCGACGAGACGATGGCGGTCACGACCGTCGCGCCCGGTGCCGACCTCGACGGACTGTCGGTTGCGGACGTAGACACGACTGTCGTCGCCATCCGGTCGGCGAACCGTCCGGTGGACGCGATTCCCGGCCGGGGACGCGAACTGGTAGCCGGCGATACGCTCTACGTCGTCGGCCGGCCGGAAGTCCTCCGGAAGGTCGAACGCCGAGCGACGACGGACACGGGCCGGACCGACGGCGGTGACGACGACGGTGACGAAAACGACGGTTCCGGCTCCGACGGTGACGCGCCGCGGTCGTCCGGGGCGCAATCCTCATGA
- a CDS encoding potassium channel family protein, with amino-acid sequence MASLPVEVVYGLYFGVLTGLVPAAVAWLLGFGFRYVTGVTVPGLAVVVLSVAIAGASGGLMALADPTITQSESQVRLTVALLVVLMGALYAHNRGDAFANDIPRKMSLRKLTERSLSTDVVELVGGRGQVSVTVTGEVGDIEGYPPVPLDIRTSIRNGEWTFPADIPLVELESRFSDRLQNEFDLAAVEVRLDERARASVSAAAPVGGLSKRLPAGKRAVSVTALVPTGLARGDEVVVVTDGGTVSANVAGVESVVETPSEPDEDDADDADAPKAAPRAPTAVGGEGRVTLAIDRGKVESLLGSDVERFVVTSRGVRREFELVSLLRRAGKRFSRLSVGAEGPLDGVTLRDAGVRDTYGVAVLAVRHGGNWTIAPRGDQAVSAGDTLYAVGSRSDLTAFEGAVA; translated from the coding sequence ATGGCTTCACTCCCCGTCGAAGTCGTTTACGGGCTGTACTTCGGCGTTCTCACCGGGCTCGTCCCGGCCGCCGTCGCGTGGCTCCTCGGATTCGGCTTCCGCTACGTCACCGGCGTCACCGTTCCGGGCCTCGCCGTCGTCGTCCTCAGCGTCGCTATTGCGGGCGCGAGCGGCGGTCTCATGGCGCTGGCCGACCCGACAATCACGCAGTCGGAGAGCCAGGTCAGGCTGACGGTCGCGCTGTTAGTCGTCCTGATGGGGGCGCTGTACGCACACAACCGCGGGGACGCCTTCGCCAACGACATCCCGCGGAAGATGTCGCTGCGAAAGCTCACCGAACGGTCGCTCTCGACCGACGTGGTCGAACTCGTCGGCGGCCGCGGACAGGTCAGCGTCACCGTCACCGGCGAGGTCGGCGACATCGAGGGCTACCCGCCGGTCCCGCTGGACATCCGCACCAGTATCCGAAACGGCGAGTGGACGTTCCCCGCCGACATCCCGCTCGTGGAACTCGAGTCGCGGTTCTCCGACCGCCTGCAAAACGAGTTCGACCTCGCCGCCGTCGAGGTCAGACTCGACGAGCGTGCCCGCGCGTCCGTCTCCGCCGCGGCCCCGGTCGGCGGCCTCTCGAAGCGACTCCCGGCGGGCAAGCGCGCGGTGTCGGTGACGGCGCTCGTCCCGACCGGACTCGCGCGGGGCGACGAGGTCGTCGTCGTCACCGACGGCGGCACCGTCTCGGCGAACGTCGCCGGGGTCGAATCGGTCGTCGAGACCCCGAGCGAACCTGACGAGGACGACGCGGACGACGCGGACGCGCCGAAGGCCGCGCCGCGCGCACCGACGGCCGTCGGCGGCGAGGGTCGCGTCACGCTCGCGATCGACCGAGGCAAGGTCGAATCGCTCCTCGGGAGCGACGTGGAGCGTTTCGTCGTCACCTCCCGCGGCGTCCGGCGGGAGTTCGAACTCGTCTCCTTGCTTCGCCGCGCCGGCAAGCGGTTCTCGCGGCTCTCGGTCGGGGCAGAGGGACCGCTCGACGGCGTGACGCTCAGAGACGCCGGCGTCCGGGACACCTACGGCGTCGCGGTCCTCGCGGTCCGCCACGGCGGGAACTGGACGATTGCGCCGCGGGGTGACCAAGCGGTCTCCGCGGGCGATACGCTCTACGCGGTCGGGTCGAGAAGCGACCTGACTGCCTTCGAGGGGGCGGTCGCGTGA
- a CDS encoding NAD-binding protein, which yields MASVREWVGARATIGTVFLAAVLSVAIGILNISSPVTGGVLAPYIPEAVRITAGFTGTLTGFLLLASVFGLRRRYRAAWYSTAVLLPVTAAQGLIQSPERAAPLVGLSLISLALLLFNHRAFDRDLDLTATQLSALLAIAGAQTYTTAGAWALREQFNGIDTLFDAFYFGVVTGSTVGYGDITPQTAIAKLFGISALLLTVATFAVALGVLLTPAIEARLTKALGRMTESQLDILENHVLVLGYGELTEPILEELGDRARVVIVTPDEARAKRLTDRGYDVVTDDPSDEEALQRTRVDAARSVVVATNNDAEDALAILTARQLNPDVHIVAAATQRENERKLRRAGANTVISPAALGGHFLAESAVGGSGLETIEERLLDEQPTDPAEDEPVQTNGAGEADDPGSDGQN from the coding sequence ATGGCTTCGGTACGTGAGTGGGTCGGTGCCCGTGCGACGATTGGGACGGTGTTCCTCGCCGCCGTCCTGTCGGTCGCCATCGGCATCCTCAACATCAGCTCCCCGGTCACCGGCGGTGTGTTGGCACCGTACATCCCGGAAGCGGTCCGCATCACCGCCGGCTTCACCGGGACGCTGACGGGCTTTCTGCTCCTCGCGAGCGTCTTCGGACTCCGCCGACGCTACCGCGCCGCGTGGTACTCGACCGCGGTGTTGCTTCCGGTGACCGCCGCGCAGGGGCTCATCCAGTCGCCAGAACGGGCGGCACCGCTCGTCGGCCTCTCGCTTATCAGCCTCGCACTCCTGCTTTTCAACCACAGGGCGTTCGACCGCGACCTCGACCTGACGGCGACACAGCTGTCGGCGCTGCTCGCTATCGCGGGCGCACAGACCTACACGACCGCCGGCGCGTGGGCGCTCAGAGAGCAGTTCAACGGCATCGACACGCTGTTCGACGCGTTCTACTTCGGCGTCGTCACCGGCAGCACGGTCGGCTACGGCGACATCACGCCGCAGACCGCCATCGCAAAGCTGTTCGGCATCTCGGCGCTGTTGCTCACGGTGGCGACGTTCGCCGTGGCGCTCGGTGTCCTGCTCACGCCCGCAATCGAAGCGCGACTCACCAAAGCACTCGGACGCATGACCGAATCACAACTCGACATCCTGGAGAACCACGTCCTCGTCCTCGGCTACGGGGAACTGACCGAACCGATTCTCGAAGAGCTCGGCGACCGCGCCCGCGTCGTCATCGTCACGCCCGACGAGGCCCGCGCCAAGCGCCTCACCGACCGCGGCTACGACGTGGTCACGGACGACCCGAGCGACGAGGAGGCGCTCCAGCGGACCCGCGTGGACGCCGCTCGCTCCGTCGTCGTCGCCACCAACAACGACGCCGAAGACGCGCTGGCAATCCTCACGGCGCGACAGCTCAACCCCGACGTGCACATCGTCGCGGCGGCGACCCAGCGGGAAAACGAGCGAAAGCTTCGCCGCGCCGGGGCCAACACCGTCATCAGCCCGGCGGCGCTCGGCGGCCACTTCCTCGCCGAGTCCGCCGTCGGCGGGAGCGGCCTCGAGACCATCGAGGAACGGCTGCTCGACGAACAGCCCACCGACCCAGCCGAAGACGAACCGGTCCAGACGAACGGGGCGGGCGAGGCAGACGACCCCGGTTCGGACGGCCAAAACTGA